The Desulfuromonas versatilis genome has a segment encoding these proteins:
- the iorA gene encoding indolepyruvate ferredoxin oxidoreductase subunit alpha: MKKAILSGNEAFARGAHEAGVRLASAYPGTPSTEILENVIKYPEIDASWATNEKVSLEVAIGASFGGARALVTTKHVGVNVMADPLFTLSYTGVRGGLVIVVADDPEMHSSQNEQDSRNYAKFAKVPMFEPADSQEALDFTRLAFEASEKFDTPVFIRSTTRISHSKSIVELGEPVQGLPEPRLERDPGKLVMLPANARKRHPMVEQRLRDMAEWSATQGFNRVEEGSGEIGIITAGVAYQYAREVFPEASVLKLGLVHPLPKGLIRDFAARFKTVYVIEELDPFLEEQIRAMGIEVLGKDKLPICGELTPGRIEASLLGAKAELPLHSGEVIPNRPPNMCPGCPHRGVFLGLNRLKAYVTGDIGCYTLGFLPPLSAMDTCVCMGASIGNATGISRVLPPEERSKVVAVIGDSTFLHSGITGLMDMVYNKSAATVIILDNRITAMTGRQENPTSGFTLAGSEAYEVDLEQICRAVGVKHVQVIDPYEIDKTRELIRSEMARPEVSVIITRRPCMLIKRDVVEIKPPLYVDEDKCTACKACLKLGCPAIEWQDREGAKGKCHVNKHLCVGCGVCEQVCKFGAFGVCHVE, translated from the coding sequence ATGAAAAAAGCCATTCTGTCAGGCAATGAAGCTTTCGCCCGCGGCGCCCACGAGGCAGGCGTCCGGCTGGCTTCGGCTTACCCCGGGACGCCGAGCACCGAGATTCTGGAAAACGTCATCAAATACCCCGAGATCGATGCCTCCTGGGCGACCAACGAAAAAGTTTCCCTGGAGGTGGCCATCGGCGCGTCTTTCGGCGGCGCCAGGGCCCTGGTGACCACCAAGCACGTCGGGGTCAACGTGATGGCCGACCCGCTGTTCACCCTCTCCTATACCGGGGTGCGGGGCGGACTGGTCATCGTCGTCGCCGACGATCCGGAAATGCATTCTTCGCAGAACGAGCAGGACAGCCGCAATTACGCCAAGTTCGCCAAAGTGCCGATGTTCGAGCCGGCCGACAGCCAGGAGGCCCTCGACTTCACCCGGCTGGCCTTCGAAGCCAGCGAAAAGTTCGACACCCCGGTGTTCATCCGCTCCACTACCCGCATCTCCCACTCCAAGTCGATCGTGGAACTCGGCGAACCGGTGCAGGGCCTGCCCGAGCCTCGCCTGGAGCGCGACCCTGGCAAGCTGGTCATGCTCCCCGCCAATGCCCGCAAAAGGCACCCGATGGTCGAGCAGCGACTGCGGGATATGGCCGAATGGTCAGCGACCCAGGGGTTCAACCGCGTCGAGGAAGGCAGCGGGGAGATCGGTATCATCACCGCAGGGGTCGCCTATCAGTATGCCAGGGAGGTCTTTCCCGAGGCGTCGGTGCTCAAACTGGGCCTGGTGCACCCCCTGCCCAAGGGGCTGATCCGGGATTTCGCGGCGCGCTTCAAAACCGTCTATGTCATCGAAGAACTCGACCCGTTTCTCGAGGAGCAGATCCGCGCCATGGGCATCGAGGTGCTCGGCAAGGACAAGCTGCCCATCTGCGGCGAGTTGACGCCGGGGCGGATCGAGGCGTCGCTGCTGGGGGCCAAGGCGGAACTGCCGCTGCATTCGGGCGAAGTCATTCCCAACCGTCCGCCCAACATGTGTCCCGGTTGTCCCCATCGCGGCGTGTTTCTCGGGCTCAACCGGCTCAAGGCCTATGTCACCGGAGACATCGGCTGTTACACCCTCGGCTTCCTGCCGCCGCTCTCGGCCATGGATACCTGCGTCTGCATGGGCGCCAGCATCGGCAACGCCACGGGGATCAGCAGGGTGTTGCCGCCCGAGGAGCGCAGCAAGGTGGTAGCCGTCATCGGCGACTCCACCTTCCTGCACTCGGGGATCACCGGGCTGATGGACATGGTCTACAACAAGTCCGCGGCAACGGTCATCATCCTCGACAACCGCATCACCGCCATGACCGGTCGCCAGGAGAACCCAACCTCCGGCTTCACCCTGGCCGGCAGCGAGGCATACGAAGTCGACCTGGAGCAGATCTGCCGCGCGGTCGGGGTCAAGCACGTGCAGGTGATCGACCCCTACGAAATCGACAAGACCCGCGAACTGATCCGCAGCGAAATGGCACGGCCGGAGGTTTCGGTCATCATCACCCGGCGCCCCTGCATGTTGATCAAGCGGGATGTCGTGGAGATCAAGCCGCCGCTTTACGTGGACGAGGACAAATGCACCGCCTGCAAGGCCTGCCTCAAGCTGGGCTGTCCGGCCATCGAATGGCAGGACCGGGAAGGCGCCAAGGGCAAGTGCCATGTGAACAAGCACCTCTGCGTCGGCTGCGGAGTCTGCGAGCAGGTATGTAAATTCGGAGCGTTTGGAGTCTGCCATGTCGAATAG
- a CDS encoding Ppx/GppA phosphatase family protein — MLAAIDVGSNTLRLLLGEVRQGLPVPIAYHRQITRLAGGFTEEEGLAPAAMERTLSALRRFAALAGESGVTRIRAVGTEALRRAVNAGAFLRQVQQSTGLRIEVIGGAEEALLSAAGVFAALEPRPAASLVFDIGGGSTEFVLVEAGRVRFRQSFSLGVVRLCERLPDAEEQRSLIHTVIGDLQSSLAAAGMVFPRDWALVGTAGTVTTLAALDLEMAEYDWRRVNNHRIGRARLQQLQQLLDPLQPAERERLPGMEEGRGDLIMPGLAIVQALLERFARQESIVSDFGLLEGVLLSLGGEGQ; from the coding sequence GTGCTGGCCGCCATCGACGTAGGGTCCAACACACTGCGGTTGCTGCTCGGGGAGGTCCGTCAGGGCCTCCCCGTCCCCATCGCCTACCACCGGCAGATAACCCGCCTTGCAGGCGGCTTTACAGAGGAAGAGGGTCTGGCTCCAGCTGCCATGGAGCGGACCCTTTCTGCTTTGCGCAGGTTTGCCGCGCTGGCGGGCGAATCCGGCGTCACCCGCATCAGGGCCGTTGGAACCGAGGCGCTGCGCCGCGCCGTCAACGCCGGCGCGTTCCTCCGGCAGGTCCAGCAGAGCACCGGGCTGCGCATTGAGGTCATTGGCGGGGCCGAGGAGGCCCTGCTCAGCGCCGCCGGGGTGTTCGCAGCCCTGGAGCCGCGACCCGCCGCGAGCCTGGTCTTCGACATCGGCGGAGGTAGCACCGAGTTCGTCCTGGTCGAGGCGGGGCGGGTGCGTTTCCGGCAGAGCTTCTCCCTGGGGGTGGTCCGGTTATGCGAACGGTTGCCCGACGCCGAGGAACAGCGGAGCCTGATTCACACGGTAATCGGCGACCTCCAATCCTCTCTTGCCGCAGCCGGAATGGTTTTTCCCCGCGACTGGGCCCTGGTCGGGACCGCCGGAACGGTGACCACCCTCGCCGCCCTGGATCTGGAGATGGCAGAGTACGACTGGCGCCGGGTCAACAATCACCGCATCGGCCGCGCCCGGCTCCAGCAGCTGCAACAACTTCTGGATCCGCTGCAGCCCGCCGAAAGGGAGCGCCTGCCAGGCATGGAAGAGGGAAGGGGGGACCTGATCATGCCCGGGTTGGCGATCGTTCAGGCCCTCCTCGAGCGCTTTGCCCGGCAGGAGTCGATCGTGAGCGATTTCGGCCTGCTCGAAGGGGTGTTGCTATCCCTCGGCGGGGAAGGTCAATAG